One stretch of Muribaculum intestinale DNA includes these proteins:
- a CDS encoding tyrosine-type recombinase/integrase, with protein MNDLAIHLYLIIRYINLSFNYFGNFYRIIVYKDIDRMAQWQNIMSIPKAKTEKKALEYLTPEGIKLLLEQPDQLTSMGRRHLALLALMYDTAARVQEMADLIVGSLRIQSEPYTIKIVGKGNKARIVPLSKEQVSLIKQYMSENQKSLVSHTSPLFQNSRGEKLTREGIAYILKRYADMARHLNPELIPQRISPHCIRHSRAMHLLHKGAMHIVDLRDFLGHASIVTTGVYARADSKAKREALEKAYKGVTSKMSEREWENDKNLLTWLKQLGH; from the coding sequence ATGAACGATTTGGCGATTCATTTGTATTTGATAATTCGTTATATTAACTTAAGTTTCAACTACTTCGGTAATTTTTACCGAATCATTGTGTATAAAGACATCGATCGAATGGCTCAATGGCAGAATATAATGTCCATACCTAAGGCCAAGACAGAAAAAAAAGCGTTGGAATATCTTACTCCTGAGGGTATAAAGCTCCTTCTCGAACAGCCGGATCAATTGACCTCTATGGGGCGCAGACATCTTGCGCTTTTGGCTCTGATGTACGATACCGCTGCAAGAGTGCAGGAAATGGCAGACTTAATCGTCGGCAGTCTTCGTATTCAGTCAGAGCCATATACGATTAAAATAGTAGGCAAAGGGAACAAAGCCCGAATAGTACCACTTTCAAAGGAACAGGTATCTCTGATTAAACAGTATATGTCTGAAAATCAGAAATCGCTCGTTTCTCACACATCGCCTTTGTTCCAAAACTCCAGAGGCGAGAAACTTACAAGAGAAGGAATCGCCTACATACTAAAAAGATATGCAGATATGGCAAGACATTTGAATCCGGAGCTCATTCCGCAAAGAATAAGTCCCCACTGCATAAGACACAGCAGAGCCATGCACCTTCTTCATAAAGGGGCCATGCATATCGTAGACCTGAGGGACTTCCTCGGCCATGCTTCGATAGTTACTACAGGAGTTTATGCAAGAGCAGACTCCAAGGCCAAACGGGAAGCCTTGGAAAAAGCTTATAAAGGCGTAACATCTAAAATGTCAGAAAGAGAATGGGAAAATGACAAAAACCTGTTGACCTGGCTTAAACAACTGGGCCATTAA
- a CDS encoding RNA-binding domain-containing protein: MDTPSSFSLEMLATYKENSLLEVKSARGGLPNSLWESYSAFANSEGGVIVLGVKENSKDGSLYVEGLDDVHKLLKDFWNMVNNRQKVSCNILTDSMAVPDRIEGKDVIVIRVPRAERTSRPVYVGSDPRTGTYRRNFEGDYHCSIDEVSLMIRDSALVTDDNKLLTDLDVSVFCPDTVKSYRNIFQLIRQNHLWNKEDDAMFLRRIGAVREDKDTGKFHPTVAGLLMFGYEYEITAVFPNYFLDYQENRTNGIYARWTDRITSQSGDWSGNVFDFLLRVIPKLQADLKVPFMFKGNQLNEDTPLHKTVREATVNMLANADFYGRRGVIVQKGADGFRFANPGSMRVSLAEAIQDSASDPRNGVMMKMLAMVKYGERAGSGLQGIFKTWQSVYHCAPKLEVTTSGGVDRTTLTLGFEGHQPDIEAMKLLYDNPDELIEVSDTPKSKGESKDVPQNGESVLQNVPQNNINVLQNEEDIPQNESFDIKKEIVKLINEDLQITREHIAKELNISSKTVGRYLSKLGISWEGHPKTGHWKLP; encoded by the coding sequence ATGGATACGCCTTCTTCTTTCAGCCTTGAAATGCTGGCAACATATAAAGAAAACTCCCTGCTTGAAGTCAAGTCGGCCCGGGGAGGTCTGCCTAATTCCTTATGGGAGTCTTATTCCGCTTTCGCCAATAGCGAGGGCGGAGTGATTGTGTTGGGTGTAAAGGAAAACAGTAAGGATGGTTCGCTATATGTCGAGGGTCTTGATGATGTGCATAAGCTGCTCAAGGATTTCTGGAACATGGTGAACAACCGGCAGAAAGTCAGTTGCAATATCCTCACTGACAGCATGGCGGTTCCTGACAGGATTGAAGGAAAGGATGTGATTGTAATCCGTGTGCCGCGAGCCGAGCGCACTTCGCGTCCGGTATATGTCGGCTCTGACCCGCGAACCGGAACGTATCGCCGCAATTTCGAGGGCGATTACCATTGCTCGATTGATGAGGTGTCGCTGATGATTCGCGATTCTGCATTGGTGACGGATGACAATAAACTGCTGACCGACCTTGACGTGTCGGTATTTTGTCCGGATACGGTAAAGTCATATCGTAATATATTTCAACTCATTCGCCAAAACCATCTGTGGAATAAAGAGGATGACGCAATGTTTTTGCGTCGTATCGGTGCGGTGCGCGAGGATAAGGATACAGGCAAGTTTCATCCTACTGTGGCAGGACTTCTTATGTTTGGCTACGAATATGAGATAACCGCTGTATTCCCAAATTATTTCCTCGACTATCAGGAAAACCGCACCAACGGCATCTATGCCCGCTGGACTGACCGCATTACGTCGCAGTCGGGAGATTGGAGCGGCAACGTGTTTGACTTCCTTTTGAGAGTGATTCCCAAGTTGCAGGCTGATTTGAAAGTGCCCTTCATGTTCAAAGGCAATCAACTGAATGAGGACACCCCATTGCACAAGACGGTGCGCGAGGCTACAGTAAATATGCTTGCAAACGCTGATTTCTATGGTCGTCGCGGTGTAATCGTACAGAAAGGAGCCGACGGTTTCAGATTTGCCAACCCCGGCAGTATGCGTGTGTCGCTTGCCGAAGCGATACAGGACAGCGCATCAGATCCACGAAACGGTGTAATGATGAAAATGCTTGCGATGGTAAAATATGGCGAGCGTGCCGGCAGCGGTCTTCAAGGCATTTTCAAGACATGGCAGAGCGTATATCACTGTGCGCCCAAACTGGAAGTGACAACCTCCGGCGGCGTTGACCGCACAACTCTTACCCTCGGTTTTGAAGGACACCAGCCCGATATAGAGGCGATGAAACTTCTCTATGACAATCCTGATGAGCTTATTGAGGTAAGTGATACACCGAAAAGTAAGGGAGAAAGTAAGGATGTCCCTCAAAATGGAGAGAGTGTCCTTCAGAATGTCCCTCAAAACAACATAAACGTCCTTCAAAACGAAGAGGATATCCCTCAAAACGAAAGTTTCGATATTAAAAAGGAGATAGTTAAATTGATCAATGAAGATTTACAAATCACTCGCGAGCATATTGCAAAGGAGTTAAACATTTCTTCAAAGACCGTAGGACGCTATCTTTCAAAACTCGGGATTTCGTGGGAAGGACATCCTAAAACTGGGCATTGGAAACTCCCCTAA
- the istB gene encoding IS21-like element helper ATPase IstB, with product MTDIHETDRDGLRELIRSCAFDLKLPLVRRDIDLLIQQSADEQWNLWRFTAELLRREKENRSENQRRHRIKNAGFPQLRYLNEIDTDALPADARKALPTLETLDFIKNGRNLILYGNPGTGKTHLATALGIAACNAGHSVLFTSVPRLLTQIRECRNALTLRSLENKFERYDMVICDEFGYVSCDKAGAEMLFNHLSLRTDKKTTVVTTNLAFNRWNEIIDDKVLVTAMVDRLTHKAILLNMTGKSYRMKETQEMMTQQI from the coding sequence ATGACAGACATACATGAAACAGACCGTGACGGACTTCGGGAGCTCATTCGCTCATGCGCTTTCGACCTTAAACTCCCGCTTGTGCGGCGCGACATCGACCTGCTTATACAGCAGAGCGCCGACGAACAATGGAACCTATGGCGGTTTACAGCCGAACTGCTCCGGCGCGAAAAAGAGAACCGCTCTGAAAACCAGCGCCGTCACCGCATCAAAAACGCAGGGTTCCCGCAACTTCGCTATCTTAACGAAATCGACACCGACGCTCTGCCCGCCGATGCCCGGAAAGCGCTCCCGACACTCGAGACACTCGACTTCATCAAAAACGGACGCAACCTCATTCTATACGGCAATCCCGGAACAGGCAAGACTCATCTGGCGACAGCTCTCGGTATCGCCGCATGTAATGCCGGACACTCGGTGCTGTTCACATCCGTGCCAAGACTGCTCACGCAGATACGCGAGTGCCGCAACGCTTTGACACTCCGGTCGCTGGAAAACAAGTTCGAGAGATACGACATGGTCATCTGTGATGAGTTCGGATACGTCTCCTGCGACAAGGCCGGCGCAGAGATGCTCTTTAACCATCTCTCCCTCCGCACCGACAAGAAGACGACCGTCGTCACAACCAATCTCGCCTTCAACCGCTGGAACGAGATTATTGACGACAAAGTACTGGTCACCGCAATGGTAGACCGCCTGACCCACAAGGCTATACTGCTTAACATGACAGGCAAATCATACCGCATGAAAGAAACTCAGGAAATGATGACTCAACAAATATAA
- the istA gene encoding IS21 family transposase, which produces MLHMEEKTSIILSHRREGMSIREIARRNGMSRKTVRKYLREFEREAGPSPTEREVDDYLLTRPKYDSSGRVRRVVTDDVRRRIDGFIARNRENVAAGLHKQQMRKLDMWRRLQDDGVRIAYSTVCQYVRALEAAPKSQEKPAKAYIRQDYEPGFRCEFDWGVLTLWIGGVRTRLHMAVFTLDHSNMRKAYLFSREDTLALMEAHRNCFRELGGTPRVMAYDNMRTAVKKFLGRDREHTDALLRMEVHYCFTPHFCNPRSGWEKGKVERSVEYIRRRAFSFEVRFDSLDAAQTHLAAVCDRLNTEASNMSAEEKRLRIQADLAALRPLDHGDIGCFEQRLYRVGKYSTITVDGVHYSVPDRLVGSQVAVKLYSERIVVLYGRDKVANHARSRRSGDWVIDLMHYLGTFLRKPAALGRSVALQQVHPSVAALYREHFRESPRSFIELLVFTRDNNLAYTDIVRAATSLSSRGLQRLSSEQIQAQMISAEGHMQSTADIAATNVPDPQQAEIESSASHTLDMLSSFMEYTRASQAD; this is translated from the coding sequence ATGCTACACATGGAGGAAAAAACATCCATTATTCTGTCTCATCGCCGCGAGGGGATGAGCATCCGCGAGATAGCGCGCCGCAACGGCATGAGCCGCAAGACCGTGCGCAAGTATCTGCGCGAGTTCGAGAGAGAGGCCGGCCCGTCACCGACAGAGCGGGAGGTTGACGATTATCTGCTGACCAGGCCGAAGTATGACAGCAGCGGACGCGTCAGGCGTGTTGTGACCGATGATGTCCGCCGTCGCATCGATGGTTTTATCGCCCGCAACCGGGAGAACGTCGCTGCCGGATTGCACAAGCAGCAGATGCGCAAGCTCGATATGTGGCGACGTCTTCAGGACGATGGCGTGCGTATCGCCTATTCCACAGTATGTCAGTATGTCCGTGCGCTGGAGGCAGCGCCGAAGTCGCAAGAAAAGCCTGCAAAGGCATATATCCGTCAGGACTATGAGCCTGGATTCCGTTGCGAGTTCGACTGGGGCGTGCTTACCCTGTGGATCGGTGGAGTCAGGACTCGCCTTCACATGGCGGTATTCACCCTCGACCACAGCAATATGCGCAAGGCATATCTGTTTTCGCGCGAAGATACCCTGGCTCTTATGGAAGCCCACCGCAACTGCTTCCGGGAGTTGGGGGGCACCCCGCGCGTGATGGCCTATGACAACATGCGTACCGCCGTAAAGAAGTTCCTCGGGCGCGACCGCGAGCACACGGATGCGCTGCTGCGCATGGAGGTACACTACTGTTTCACACCCCATTTCTGCAACCCTCGCTCGGGATGGGAAAAAGGCAAGGTGGAACGTTCGGTGGAATATATCCGGCGTCGTGCATTCTCGTTCGAGGTCCGGTTTGACTCCCTGGATGCCGCGCAGACGCATCTGGCGGCAGTCTGCGACAGGCTCAACACAGAGGCGTCCAACATGTCGGCGGAAGAAAAACGCCTGCGCATACAGGCCGATCTGGCGGCGCTACGTCCGTTGGACCACGGTGACATCGGCTGCTTCGAGCAGCGGCTGTACCGCGTCGGAAAGTATTCAACGATAACCGTTGACGGAGTGCACTACTCTGTGCCCGACCGTCTGGTGGGCTCGCAGGTGGCGGTAAAGCTGTATTCCGAGCGCATCGTGGTGCTTTACGGACGCGACAAGGTGGCCAATCATGCCCGAAGCCGACGCTCCGGCGACTGGGTCATCGACCTGATGCATTATCTGGGTACATTCCTGCGCAAACCGGCCGCTCTGGGGCGGTCTGTGGCTCTGCAACAGGTACATCCGTCGGTGGCGGCGCTTTACCGCGAACACTTCCGCGAGTCTCCGCGAAGCTTCATAGAACTGCTTGTGTTCACCCGCGACAACAATCTGGCATACACTGACATCGTCCGTGCCGCCACAAGTCTTTCGTCCCGCGGGCTCCAGCGCCTCTCATCTGAACAGATACAGGCTCAGATGATCTCGGCGGAAGGACATATGCAGTCAACCGCCGATATCGCGGCAACGAACGTTCCCGACCCGCAACAGGCTGAAATAGAAAGTTCGGCAAGCCATACCCTTGACATGCTTTCATCATTTATGGAATATACCCGCGCATCGCAGGCAGACTGA
- a CDS encoding transposase, whose product MKLRKISEITATLPFTEFDFMQKYRESFAVSELGRIHAQLPLKELAEKIRSHFPKTHPQGNTPMFPPEGEVALMFLKPYTGQSDDGLIEMLNGNIHMQMFCGVLIDPAKPIKNGKIVSAIRQRIAGVLDIRELQKILYGKWGGSLRNKDLCLTDATCYESHLRFPTDVKLLWECCEWLQSLIAKTCKAQKERLPRNKYRDIDRARLTYAKHRKHSRAATVKLRRRLLGLLSKQIGQWNRICKIHTVDIALTAEQSKRLFALKEVYRQQSASNI is encoded by the coding sequence GTGAAGTTACGGAAAATATCTGAGATTACGGCCACGTTGCCGTTTACCGAGTTCGATTTTATGCAAAAATATCGCGAGAGTTTTGCCGTAAGCGAGCTCGGGCGCATCCATGCGCAACTGCCATTGAAGGAGCTGGCAGAGAAAATCCGCTCGCATTTTCCCAAAACGCATCCTCAAGGCAACACGCCGATGTTCCCGCCGGAGGGAGAGGTGGCGCTGATGTTCCTCAAACCATATACCGGACAATCGGATGACGGCCTGATCGAGATGCTCAACGGCAACATACACATGCAGATGTTCTGCGGGGTGCTCATAGATCCCGCCAAGCCCATAAAGAACGGCAAGATAGTCAGTGCTATCCGTCAGCGCATAGCCGGAGTTCTGGACATCAGAGAACTGCAGAAAATCCTGTATGGCAAATGGGGCGGCTCGCTGAGAAACAAGGATTTGTGTCTGACCGATGCCACCTGCTACGAGAGCCATCTGCGGTTCCCGACAGATGTAAAACTGTTGTGGGAATGCTGCGAGTGGCTTCAATCTCTAATTGCAAAGACCTGTAAGGCGCAGAAGGAACGGCTGCCGCGCAACAAGTATCGTGATATTGACCGCGCCAGACTCACCTATGCCAAGCATCGCAAACACAGCAGGGCGGCCACTGTCAAACTCCGCCGTCGATTGCTCGGCTTGCTTTCCAAACAGATAGGGCAATGGAACAGAATCTGCAAGATACACACCGTTGACATCGCGCTCACCGCCGAGCAAAGCAAGCGTCTCTTCGCTCTTAAAGAGGTGTATCGACAGCAGAGTGCATCTAACATTTGA
- the folD gene encoding bifunctional methylenetetrahydrofolate dehydrogenase/methenyltetrahydrofolate cyclohydrolase FolD — translation MTLIDGKKVADEIKQEIAATVEKMVAEGKKRPHLAAILVGHDGGSETYVAHKVRACEQCGFTSTLIRMEDDATEAQLLEAVERLNNDPDVDGFIVQLPLPKHISEQKVIEAIDYRKDVDGFHPINVGRMSIGLPCYLSATPAGIIELLARYEIPTKGKHCVVLGRSNIVGKPVASLMMQKHIPGDATVTVCHSATVNLKEICREADIIIAALGQPGFVTADMVKPGAVIVDVGTTRVPDATRKSGFRLRGDVDFDNVAPLCSYITPVPGGVGPMTICSLMRNTLLAGQGAIYPRN, via the coding sequence ATGACACTTATTGACGGCAAAAAAGTCGCCGACGAAATCAAACAGGAGATTGCAGCCACTGTAGAGAAGATGGTGGCTGAAGGTAAGAAACGTCCTCATCTGGCTGCCATACTTGTAGGACACGATGGCGGTAGTGAGACTTATGTGGCCCATAAGGTGCGTGCGTGTGAGCAGTGCGGTTTCACATCCACTCTCATTCGCATGGAAGACGATGCAACCGAGGCCCAGCTGCTTGAGGCTGTAGAACGTCTCAACAATGACCCGGATGTCGATGGTTTTATCGTGCAGCTTCCTCTCCCGAAGCATATATCGGAGCAGAAAGTAATCGAGGCGATTGATTACCGCAAGGATGTCGATGGCTTCCATCCGATTAATGTAGGGCGTATGTCCATAGGTCTGCCCTGTTATCTTTCGGCTACTCCGGCAGGTATAATCGAGCTTCTTGCCAGATATGAGATCCCCACAAAGGGTAAACATTGTGTGGTACTTGGCCGTAGCAACATAGTAGGAAAGCCTGTCGCATCGCTTATGATGCAAAAGCATATCCCCGGCGATGCCACAGTGACTGTATGTCATAGTGCTACCGTTAATCTCAAGGAGATATGCCGTGAGGCCGATATTATTATCGCCGCTCTCGGCCAGCCCGGTTTCGTCACCGCCGACATGGTAAAACCCGGTGCTGTGATTGTCGACGTAGGCACAACCCGTGTACCCGATGCAACACGCAAGAGCGGTTTCCGCCTGCGCGGAGATGTTGATTTCGACAACGTCGCTCCTTTGTGCAGCTATATCACACCTGTGCCGGGTGGGGTAGGTCCGATGACCATCTGCTCCCTGATGAGGAATACACTTCTTGCCGGACAGGGAGCGATATATCCACGTAACTGA
- a CDS encoding CapA family protein gives MTILSCLLLSLASMLSWGEQASSVDLVFAGDAMQHQAQIDAARRADGTYDYSQCFSEISPYIKGADYAVVNLETPLGGAPYTGYPCFSAPDEYLDALSSAGFDMMLTANNHTLDRRDRGLVRTLDRLDASPVDHLGTYRNAAERDSVLPLLRDIAGFRIAFLNYTYGTNGITLRTDAVVDYIDRSRISSDIRLARMKGAEVVVVCMHWGEEYRLQPNATQHSLADFLVDNGADVVIGGHPHVIQPMEMRTDSLGRRALVVYSLGNFISNMRTRDTRGGAVAHVRLTRDLLGRAVVDTADYRLFFTVPPTPAVPNFRLIPVEVVSDPSRTDIPVQWRNACSDFTRSVESVFRRYNKDVQRDSSSLRPRIFPLPAINLSDHTIPLRAFGEFADDK, from the coding sequence ATGACGATTCTATCATGCCTGTTACTGTCGCTCGCCTCCATGCTTTCGTGGGGTGAGCAGGCCTCATCGGTCGATTTGGTGTTTGCCGGAGATGCCATGCAGCATCAGGCTCAGATTGACGCTGCTCGTCGCGCTGACGGCACATATGACTACTCTCAATGTTTTTCAGAGATTTCTCCTTATATAAAGGGAGCCGATTACGCAGTAGTAAATCTTGAGACTCCTCTCGGGGGCGCTCCATACACAGGCTATCCATGCTTCAGCGCCCCCGACGAATATCTTGATGCTTTATCCTCGGCCGGATTCGATATGATGCTCACGGCCAATAATCACACTCTTGATCGGCGTGACCGAGGACTTGTGCGCACACTCGACCGTCTTGACGCATCGCCGGTTGACCATTTGGGCACATACCGCAATGCTGCCGAACGCGACTCCGTATTGCCGCTATTGCGCGACATTGCAGGGTTTCGTATCGCGTTCCTTAATTATACTTACGGTACCAACGGCATAACGTTGCGCACCGATGCCGTTGTCGACTATATCGACCGTAGCCGGATATCCTCTGATATAAGGCTCGCACGCATGAAGGGTGCCGAGGTGGTAGTGGTGTGTATGCATTGGGGAGAAGAGTATCGGCTTCAGCCAAATGCCACGCAGCACTCGTTGGCTGATTTTCTTGTAGACAATGGCGCGGATGTCGTGATTGGAGGGCATCCCCATGTGATACAGCCAATGGAGATGCGCACGGATTCCCTCGGACGACGTGCTCTCGTAGTGTATTCGCTCGGTAACTTCATTTCCAACATGCGTACGCGTGATACCCGTGGAGGAGCTGTAGCGCATGTGCGTCTGACACGCGACCTGCTTGGCCGTGCTGTCGTGGACACTGCCGATTACCGGTTGTTCTTTACAGTGCCGCCGACTCCGGCTGTGCCCAACTTCCGGCTGATTCCGGTCGAGGTCGTGTCCGACCCTTCACGCACAGATATACCTGTGCAGTGGCGCAACGCATGCTCCGATTTCACCCGAAGCGTCGAGTCCGTATTCCGCCGGTATAATAAAGATGTTCAGCGCGATTCATCATCTTTGCGTCCACGCATTTTTCCTCTTCCTGCCATAAATCTTTCCGACCACACCATTCCGTTGCGTGCATTCGGCGAATTTGCCGACGATAAATAG
- a CDS encoding lipoate--protein ligase has translation MKYAQLPCETKSRPLPFYLAMEEYLAGLPCDDELFFMWQVAPTVIFGRNQRIESEVDVDYCKSHGIQFFRRKSGGGCVYADGDNIMFSAIMPRSGDVSTMFSRYTQMVVDMLASLGFDACASGRNDVLVGGRKVSGNAVYMLPDKCIIHGTMLFDTNLQHMINAISPSGTKLDARGISSVKSRITTLRSNNPELDISEFKKYARHAFCGDEVFALTPSDVVGIHHRSLEYYHPSWIYGDSVSDTHSHIRRIEGVGEFRVCVSTRLDCIDNVLISGDYFPLADVDRLLLRPLRGCRYNPAAVAGRLAELATDTSAVIMSLTPEAFVSLLFE, from the coding sequence ATGAAATACGCTCAATTGCCGTGTGAAACCAAATCAAGGCCATTGCCGTTTTATCTGGCCATGGAGGAGTATCTTGCCGGACTTCCGTGCGATGACGAACTTTTCTTTATGTGGCAGGTTGCTCCTACTGTAATTTTCGGTCGCAACCAGCGTATCGAGAGCGAGGTTGACGTAGATTATTGCAAAAGCCATGGCATACAGTTCTTCCGCCGCAAGAGTGGTGGCGGATGTGTATATGCCGACGGCGACAACATAATGTTTAGCGCGATAATGCCTCGAAGCGGTGATGTTTCCACAATGTTTTCGCGATATACGCAGATGGTGGTTGATATGTTGGCCTCTCTTGGATTTGACGCATGCGCCTCGGGGCGCAACGATGTCCTGGTCGGCGGCCGTAAGGTATCAGGCAATGCCGTATATATGCTTCCCGACAAATGTATCATTCATGGCACTATGCTGTTTGACACCAATCTGCAGCATATGATTAATGCAATTTCTCCCTCCGGGACCAAACTTGATGCACGCGGTATATCGTCGGTAAAAAGCCGTATCACCACTCTCCGCTCAAATAACCCGGAACTTGATATCTCAGAATTCAAGAAATATGCGAGGCATGCTTTTTGTGGCGACGAGGTATTTGCCTTGACTCCGTCGGACGTTGTCGGCATACATCACCGTTCTCTGGAGTACTACCACCCGTCATGGATATATGGCGATAGCGTGAGCGATACCCATTCCCACATAAGGCGTATAGAAGGGGTGGGGGAATTCAGAGTATGCGTCTCAACCCGTCTCGACTGTATAGATAATGTGTTAATTTCCGGTGATTATTTTCCGTTGGCCGACGTTGACAGGCTTTTGTTGCGTCCACTCCGTGGTTGCAGATACAATCCCGCGGCTGTGGCAGGCAGGCTTGCCGAGCTGGCTACTGACACATCGGCAGTTATAATGTCGCTTACGCCTGAAGCGTTTGTCTCTCTATTGTTTGAATGA
- the gcvT gene encoding glycine cleavage system aminomethyltransferase GcvT: protein MMETQDNKPTCLHSRHVGLGALMSPFGGFHMPIQYEGIVEEHNAVRNACGVFDVSHMGEMWVKGPDAMRFVNHIFTNDVAVGQSGKCFYGMMLNEQGGVVDDLLVYKLSDTEFFLVFNAANIEKDRRWISTHAEGYDVTLEDLCDTLGEIAVQGPLAEEVIENVLSLLCADLGFYTFRCTTWRDSEIIVSRTGYTGEDGFEIYASHEVICTMWDALIESGRCAPCGLGCRDTLRFEVGLPLYGDELDEDISPVEAGLSTFVKLDKEGGFIGRDAVAGVKEEGPKRRLVGIELSDRAIPRHGYDVLDADTDCVIGHVTTGYHAISTDKSVAMALIEAPYASLDTPVKIRIRRKTFPGRVVKKRFYDKRYKK, encoded by the coding sequence ATGATGGAAACACAAGATAACAAACCTACCTGTCTCCATTCGCGCCACGTCGGGCTCGGCGCGCTTATGTCGCCATTCGGGGGATTCCACATGCCTATACAGTATGAAGGAATCGTCGAGGAACATAATGCAGTGCGCAATGCCTGCGGTGTGTTCGATGTGAGTCATATGGGCGAGATGTGGGTCAAGGGGCCTGATGCCATGCGCTTCGTCAATCATATTTTCACTAACGATGTCGCTGTCGGACAATCCGGAAAATGTTTCTACGGCATGATGCTAAACGAGCAAGGTGGCGTTGTCGATGATTTGCTTGTATATAAATTATCGGATACCGAATTCTTCCTTGTGTTCAATGCCGCCAATATAGAAAAAGACCGACGCTGGATTTCCACCCATGCTGAGGGATATGATGTGACACTTGAGGATTTATGTGACACTCTTGGCGAAATCGCCGTGCAGGGGCCTTTGGCTGAGGAAGTGATAGAAAACGTACTTTCATTGCTGTGTGCCGACCTCGGATTTTATACATTCCGATGCACGACATGGCGCGACAGTGAAATAATCGTTTCGCGTACCGGATATACCGGCGAAGACGGATTCGAGATATACGCCTCACATGAAGTGATATGTACTATGTGGGATGCGCTTATTGAGTCGGGGCGTTGTGCTCCATGCGGACTTGGATGCCGCGATACACTGCGCTTCGAGGTCGGACTCCCTCTTTATGGCGATGAACTCGACGAAGATATATCGCCGGTGGAGGCGGGACTCTCTACTTTTGTCAAACTTGATAAAGAGGGTGGATTCATCGGTCGTGATGCGGTTGCCGGCGTTAAAGAGGAGGGGCCCAAGCGCCGCCTTGTAGGAATCGAACTCTCCGACCGTGCTATTCCCCGTCATGGCTATGATGTGCTTGATGCCGATACGGATTGCGTCATAGGCCATGTCACTACCGGCTATCACGCTATATCAACGGATAAATCCGTGGCGATGGCTCTGATTGAGGCGCCATATGCCTCGTTGGATACTCCCGTGAAGATACGTATACGACGCAAGACATTCCCGGGGCGCGTTGTGAAGAAACGCTTCTATGACAAGCGTTACAAGAAATAG
- the gcvH gene encoding glycine cleavage system protein GcvH produces MSKTYYSPTHEYITVEGNTGMIGITDYAQHQLGNVVYVDLPEVDDEVVASQDFGGVESVKAASDLISPVSGTVIEVNEELADNPGLINKDAMNTWIIKVELSDPSELEGLLDEAGYRALIG; encoded by the coding sequence ATGAGCAAGACTTATTATTCTCCGACCCACGAGTATATCACTGTAGAAGGCAACACAGGCATGATTGGCATAACCGACTATGCGCAGCATCAGCTTGGAAACGTAGTTTATGTCGATCTTCCTGAAGTCGATGACGAGGTTGTGGCCTCACAGGATTTCGGCGGTGTCGAAAGTGTGAAGGCGGCCTCCGACCTTATCTCCCCGGTAAGTGGCACTGTGATTGAAGTCAACGAGGAGCTTGCCGACAATCCTGGTCTCATAAACAAGGACGCCATGAACACCTGGATTATAAAGGTGGAACTTTCTGACCCTTCAGAGCTTGAAGGGCTGCTCGACGAGGCCGGCTATCGCGCATTGATAGGCTGA